The Xanthomonas sp. DAR 80977 nucleotide sequence GGCCCACTGGAAGTTGTAGCCGCCCAGCCAGCCGGTCACGTCCAGCACCTCGCCGACGAAGTACAGGCCGGGCACCTTGCGCGACTCCATCGTCGACGACGACACCTCGCCGGTGTCCACGCCGCCCAGGGTGACCTCGGCGGTGCGGTAGCCCTCGGTGCCGCTGGCCACCAGCGGCCAGCTGCCGAGCAGCGCCGCGGCGGCGCGCAGCTGCGGTTCGTCGAGCTGGCGGACCGGCTTGTCCGGCAGCCACACCTCGCACAGCCGCTGCGCGAAGCGGCGCGGCAGCGCCTCGCCCAGCACCGTGCGCAGCTCGGCGGCGCCGCGCAGGCGCTTCTGTTCGCGCAGCCACGCGGCCGCGTCCTGCCCGGGCAGCAGGTCCAGGCGCAGGTCGTCGCCGGGCTGCCAGTACGAGGAGATCTGCAGGATCGCCGGGCCGCTGATGCCGCGGTGGGTGATCAGCATGGAGTTGCGGAAGCTGGCGCCGTTGCAGCTGGCCTCGACCGGCAGCGCCAGTCCGGACAGGTCCTGCAGCCGTTCCTGGTGCTTGCCGCTGAGGGTCAGCGGCACCAGCCCGGCGCGGGTCGGCAGCACCGCGTGGCCGAACTGGCGGGCCAGTTCGTAGCCGAAGCCGCTGGCGCCCAGGCTTGGAATGGACAGCCCGCCGCTGGCCACGACCAGCGAGGCGGCGTGCACCGGGCCCTCGTCGCTGTCGATGCGGAAGCCCTCGCTGCCGCGCTCCACGCCGTGCACGCCGCACTGGGTCCGGATGTCGACCCCGGCCGCCTCGCATTCGTCCACCAGCATGCGCACGATCTGCTTGGAGGAGATGTCGCAGAACAGCTGGCCCAGTTCCTTCTCGTGGTAGGCGATGGCGTGGCGCTCGACCATCCCGACGAAATCGGCCGGGCGGTAGCGCGCCAGCGCCGACTTGCAGAAGTGCGGGTTGGCGGACAGGAAATTGCCCGGGCCGGTGCCGGTATTGGTGAAGTTGCAGCGCCCGCCGCCGGACATCAGGATCTTCTTGCCGACCTTGTTGGCGTGCTCGATCACCCGCACGCGGCGCCCGCGGCGGCCGGCGGTCAGCGCGCACATCAGCCCGGCGGCGCCGGCGCCGATGACCGCGACGTCGACCCGGATCGGCTCGGCGCGCGCGCTCATGCCGCGGCTTTGCGCACCGTCGGGGTGAAGGTGACGCTGCCGTCGTCGCCGAGCAGCTGCACTTCGCCGTCCTGGATCACCACGTCGAAGCGCATGCTGCGCTGGATCAGTTCGGCCGCCGCCGCGACCGCCTCGCCGGGCAGGTCGAGCACCTGCAGCGGCTTGAGCTTGAGCAGGCCGGAGGCGTTCTTCTCCCACCAGATGTCGGCGACGCGGCCGCCGTAGTTGACCACCACCACGTCGCGGGCGCGGCCGCAGGCCTTGCGGATGCGCGATTCGTCGGGCTGGCCGACCTCGATCCACTGCTCGATCGCGCCGGTGTAGTCCATCCGCCACAGGTCCGGCTCGTCGTCGCTGCTCAGGCCCTTGCCGAACAGCAGGCGTTCCTCGGCGAACAGGGCGAAGGTCAGCAGCCGCGCCATCAGCCGCTGGTCGGTCTCGGACGGGTGCTGGGCCAGGGTCAGCGCATGCGCCGCGTAGTAGCCGCGGTCCATGTCGGAAATCTGCAGGTCGGCCTTGCGGAGGGTGGCGGTGAGGGCCATGCGGCTACCGGGATCAAAGGGCGGCCATGATAATGCGTGGCGATGTCCGATCCCCGTCCGCCGTCCGCATTGATTCCGGCCCCGAGCCGCTGGCAGCTGCCGCCGGGGCCATGGCCGACGCTGCTGGACGGCCTGTGCGCGCGCTTTCCGCAGATATCGCGAGCGCAGTGGCAGGACCGCTTCGCGCGCGGGCGGGTGCAGGACGGGCATGGCCTGTCGTTGCCGGCGTCGCTGCCGTACCGGGTCGGGCTGGAAGTGCGCTATTTCCGCGAGGTCGCCGACGAGGCGCCGATCGCCGGGGTGGAGCGGATCGTCCATGCCGACGCGCACCTGGTGGTGGTCGACAAGCCGCACGGGCTGCCGGTGACTCCGTCCGGGCGCTACGTGCGCGAGACCTTGCTGGCGCGGCTGGTGGCGCGGCTGGGCAACCCGGCGCTGGTGCCGCTGCACCGCCTGGACCGCGCCACCGCCGGGCTGGTGCTGTTCTCGGCCGATCCGGGCAGCCGCGCCGCCTACCAGGCGCTGTTTCGCGAGCGGCGCATCGCCAAGGCCTACCAGGCGCTGGCCCCGGCCTTGCCGGGACAGGCGTTTCCGCTGCTGCGCGCGAGCCGGCTGGTGCGCGGCGAGCCGTTCTTCCGCATGGCCGAGGCGGACGGCGAGGCCAACAGCCTGACCCGGATCGAGGTGCTGGACGCGCCCGACGGACCGCTGTGGCGCTATGCGCTGACGCCGGTGACCGGGCGCAAGCACCAGCTGCGCGTGCACATGGCCGCGCTGGGCGCGCCGATCCTGGGCGACGCGCTGTATCCGCGGCTGCGCACGGAGGAGGGCGCAGCCGACGGCACGCTGCACTTGCTGGCCTGCGGGCTGGCGTTCGACGATCCGCTCAGCGGCCAGGCGCGCCGCTTCGCCAGCTCGCAGACCCTGGCTTGGCCGGCGGCTTGGGCGTCGTGATCTGTCTTATTCCTTCGAATCGCTCCGCGCCGGACCCTCACCCCAACCCCTCTCCCGACGGGAGAGGGGCTAATGCCAGCGCGGCTGTTTCCCTTCTAGAAGGTGGCCCGCAGGGCCGGATGAGGGTACGGCGGAGCCTCGTGGGCCTGAGTCAGCGAGGCGCTTCGCGCCGGACCCTCACCCTAACCCCTCTCCCGGTGGGAGAGGGGCTTCGTGCCCGTGGCGAGGCGGCGGCACTGGGCAACGGTTAAGTACGCCAGCGCCCTGGGCGGCTGAATGCGCTGCCAGGGGAGGGGGTCTGCGCAATCGGCGCAGAACGGCAGCCGTATCGGCCGTGCCAGTCGGAACTTTATGCCTGGGTTCAGCTTCTTTGTGGGCGATCTCGGTTTGTCTACACAAACTTGTCGCTTTTTGCGGACGACCCGCGTATGGTGCATCCCACTGTGTTTGCTAGGGTCACCGTGAATCGTGGCCTGGTGCAGTTGATCTCGCGATCCGCTTCATCGTTCCGCTTTACCAACGCCTGCAACTCAGTCTCGGCCCCGATACCCGGTGGCTGCGATTTTCTTCAATTCAATGTTTCAGGAGTTAGTAATGTCTGATCGTCAGAGCGGTACCGTGAAGTGGTTCAACGATGCCAAGGGCTTCGGCTTCATCACCCCGGAAAGCGGCCCGGACCTGTTCGTGCACTTCCGTGCCATCCAGGGCACCGGCTTCAAGTCGCTGCAGGAAGGCCAGAAGGTGACCTTCGTCGCCGTCCAGGGCCAGAAGGGCATGCAGGCTGACCAGGTGCAGGCCGTCTAATTTAGACGCCAGCTACCGCAAGGTCGCCAGAACGCCGGAAGCGCAAGCTTCCGGCGTTTTTTATTTGTCCGCGCGTGGCGGGCCGCGCAGTGGCCACGCTATCCCCGGCCGGCCGATCGCCGCGCCAACGCAGGAAGCCGCTCCAGGCCGGTCTGCGCATGTGCACCGCGACCTGCATGGCCGACCGCTTCAGGCATGCGCGCGTGGGCGGAACGGATTCAAGGCCGGCCGCAAGCGTCTGCCCGGCATCGTCGGCGCCTGGACCG carries:
- a CDS encoding pseudouridine synthase yields the protein MSDPRPPSALIPAPSRWQLPPGPWPTLLDGLCARFPQISRAQWQDRFARGRVQDGHGLSLPASLPYRVGLEVRYFREVADEAPIAGVERIVHADAHLVVVDKPHGLPVTPSGRYVRETLLARLVARLGNPALVPLHRLDRATAGLVLFSADPGSRAAYQALFRERRIAKAYQALAPALPGQAFPLLRASRLVRGEPFFRMAEADGEANSLTRIEVLDAPDGPLWRYALTPVTGRKHQLRVHMAALGAPILGDALYPRLRTEEGAADGTLHLLACGLAFDDPLSGQARRFASSQTLAWPAAWAS
- a CDS encoding cold-shock protein, with translation MSDRQSGTVKWFNDAKGFGFITPESGPDLFVHFRAIQGTGFKSLQEGQKVTFVAVQGQKGMQADQVQAV
- a CDS encoding NAD(P)/FAD-dependent oxidoreductase codes for the protein MSARAEPIRVDVAVIGAGAAGLMCALTAGRRGRRVRVIEHANKVGKKILMSGGGRCNFTNTGTGPGNFLSANPHFCKSALARYRPADFVGMVERHAIAYHEKELGQLFCDISSKQIVRMLVDECEAAGVDIRTQCGVHGVERGSEGFRIDSDEGPVHAASLVVASGGLSIPSLGASGFGYELARQFGHAVLPTRAGLVPLTLSGKHQERLQDLSGLALPVEASCNGASFRNSMLITHRGISGPAILQISSYWQPGDDLRLDLLPGQDAAAWLREQKRLRGAAELRTVLGEALPRRFAQRLCEVWLPDKPVRQLDEPQLRAAAALLGSWPLVASGTEGYRTAEVTLGGVDTGEVSSSTMESRKVPGLYFVGEVLDVTGWLGGYNFQWAWASGHAAGGVA
- a CDS encoding YaeQ family protein produces the protein MALTATLRKADLQISDMDRGYYAAHALTLAQHPSETDQRLMARLLTFALFAEERLLFGKGLSSDDEPDLWRMDYTGAIEQWIEVGQPDESRIRKACGRARDVVVVNYGGRVADIWWEKNASGLLKLKPLQVLDLPGEAVAAAAELIQRSMRFDVVIQDGEVQLLGDDGSVTFTPTVRKAAA